A window of Actinomadura rubteroloni contains these coding sequences:
- a CDS encoding Uma2 family endonuclease — translation MDDFLNMGDLPRHTELIDGSLVFVSPQQKWHSRVIDVVKAELARQAPPQWQVEREIAVKLGKREMPEPDICVVTAEAYARDEPSTHYFAQDLILAIEAVSPESAGRDRFIKPAKYAGAGIEHFWRIERDGDRSIVYVHVLDPKAGEYALTGIFHDVMKLTVPFDLEIDLTRVMRRIR, via the coding sequence GTGGACGACTTCCTGAACATGGGTGATCTGCCCCGGCACACGGAGCTGATCGACGGGAGCCTCGTCTTCGTGAGCCCGCAGCAGAAATGGCATTCTCGTGTCATCGACGTGGTCAAGGCCGAGCTGGCGCGCCAGGCGCCGCCGCAGTGGCAGGTCGAACGGGAAATCGCGGTCAAGCTGGGCAAACGTGAGATGCCCGAGCCTGACATCTGTGTCGTGACGGCCGAGGCGTACGCTCGGGACGAGCCTTCGACGCACTACTTCGCCCAGGATCTGATCCTGGCGATCGAGGCCGTATCGCCGGAGTCGGCCGGCCGTGATCGCTTCATCAAGCCCGCCAAATACGCCGGTGCTGGAATTGAACACTTCTGGCGTATTGAACGCGATGGTGACCGGTCCATCGTTTATGTCCATGTGTTGGACCCCAAGGCGGGTGAATATGCCCTTACTGGCATTTTTCACGACGTCATGAAGCTGACCGTCCCCTTCGATCTTGAAATCGACCTGACCCGGGTGATGCGCCGCATTCGCTGA
- a CDS encoding PH domain-containing protein → MTDAPPLPVVWRPRTTRIIAYAAAGVFMLGMIALAAVVAPQFKTFDRTMLVLFGLFCAWVLHMLARCRVVADASGLTVVNAFRTRRLAWAEVVAADMNVGDPWPTLDLADGTSISAMGINGAERTRAVRDLRELQSLLHARTPEPS, encoded by the coding sequence TTGACTGACGCTCCTCCGCTGCCGGTCGTGTGGCGCCCGCGCACGACCCGGATCATCGCCTACGCCGCGGCGGGCGTGTTCATGCTCGGCATGATCGCGCTCGCCGCGGTGGTGGCGCCGCAGTTCAAGACGTTCGACCGGACGATGCTCGTCCTGTTCGGGCTGTTCTGCGCCTGGGTGCTGCACATGCTGGCGCGCTGCCGCGTCGTGGCGGACGCGTCCGGCCTGACGGTCGTCAACGCCTTCCGCACCCGCCGCCTCGCCTGGGCCGAAGTCGTGGCCGCCGACATGAACGTCGGCGACCCGTGGCCGACGCTCGACCTCGCCGACGGCACCTCGATCAGCGCGATGGGCATCAACGGCGCCGAACGCACCCGCGCCGTCCGCGACCTCCGCGAACTCCAGTCCCTCCTCCACGCCCGAACCCCCGAGCCGTCCTAG
- the hisG gene encoding ATP phosphoribosyltransferase: MLSLVLPKGSLEKATMALFDAADLTVRRTSDRDYRASIDDPRIDRVRVLRPQEIPTYLEQGLFDLGITGRDWITETDSDIVSLGQLQYSKATSNPVRVIMAVPNDAPWQAVSDLPEGVRISTEFPEMTRRFLEKHGVKAKVVPSYGATEAKVPDIVDVIVDLTETGSSLRKNGLRILDTLLVSHTELVANREAYEDPAKRAAMEDIALLLQGAIRARGNVLLKLNVAQENLRDVLDIMPSLSSPTVTSLAGGDNAVEGVVAKRGVNTLIPALKAAGAHDILEIPISKIVD, encoded by the coding sequence GTGCTGTCTCTCGTTCTGCCCAAGGGGTCGCTGGAGAAGGCGACGATGGCGCTGTTCGACGCCGCCGACCTCACCGTCCGGCGCACGTCCGACCGCGACTACCGCGCGTCCATCGACGACCCCCGCATCGACCGCGTCCGCGTCCTGCGCCCGCAGGAGATCCCGACCTACCTCGAACAGGGCCTGTTCGACCTCGGCATCACCGGCCGCGACTGGATCACCGAGACCGACTCCGACATCGTCAGCCTCGGGCAGCTCCAGTACTCCAAGGCGACGTCCAACCCCGTCCGCGTGATCATGGCAGTGCCCAACGACGCGCCGTGGCAGGCCGTGTCCGACCTGCCCGAGGGCGTCCGGATCTCCACCGAGTTCCCGGAGATGACGCGGCGCTTCCTGGAGAAGCACGGGGTGAAGGCGAAGGTCGTCCCGTCCTACGGCGCGACCGAGGCCAAGGTCCCCGACATCGTGGACGTCATCGTCGACCTCACCGAGACCGGCTCGTCGCTCCGCAAGAACGGACTGCGCATCCTCGACACGCTGCTCGTCAGCCACACCGAGCTGGTCGCCAACCGCGAAGCCTACGAGGACCCGGCCAAGCGCGCCGCGATGGAGGACATCGCGCTGCTGCTCCAGGGCGCGATCCGGGCGCGCGGCAACGTGCTGCTCAAGCTGAACGTCGCGCAGGAGAACCTGCGGGACGTCCTCGACATCATGCCGTCGCTGTCGTCGCCGACCGTGACGTCGCTCGCCGGCGGGGACAACGCCGTGGAGGGCGTCGTCGCCAAGCGCGGCGTCAACACGCTGATCCCGGCGCTCAAGGCGGCCGGGGCGCACGACATCCTCGAAATCCCGATCTCCAAGATCGTTGACTGA
- the ribH gene encoding 6,7-dimethyl-8-ribityllumazine synthase, producing MSGEGRPEDRTVDAAGLTLGIVAARWHERITDQLLARALDAAKACGVDAPVVARVAGTLEIPVVAQQLARDLDAVVCLGAVIRGETAHFDYVCDSLTSGVTRVALDESTPVGNGVLTCDTIDQALDRAGLPGSHEDKGWEATVAALDTALTLRGLRHHGHAGHGAEHLGS from the coding sequence GTGAGCGGCGAAGGACGTCCCGAGGACCGCACCGTCGACGCCGCCGGGCTCACGCTCGGCATCGTCGCCGCGCGCTGGCACGAGCGCATCACCGACCAGCTCCTCGCGCGGGCCCTGGACGCGGCCAAGGCGTGCGGGGTGGACGCGCCGGTCGTCGCGCGCGTCGCCGGGACGCTGGAGATCCCCGTCGTCGCGCAGCAGCTCGCCCGCGACCTCGACGCCGTCGTGTGCCTCGGCGCCGTCATCCGGGGGGAGACCGCGCACTTCGACTACGTTTGCGATTCTTTGACGTCCGGTGTGACGCGCGTGGCGCTCGACGAGTCCACACCGGTGGGCAACGGGGTCCTCACATGTGACACCATTGACCAGGCGCTGGACCGCGCCGGGCTGCCGGGCAGCCACGAGGACAAGGGATGGGAGGCGACTGTGGCCGCACTCGACACGGCACTGACCCTGCGAGGGCTGCGGCATCACGGTCATGCCGGGCACGGCGCGGAGCATCTGGGCTCCTGA
- a CDS encoding bifunctional 3,4-dihydroxy-2-butanone-4-phosphate synthase/GTP cyclohydrolase II — translation MSGNDGDGIFDPIETAVAAIAAGRPVVVVDDEDRENEGDIIFAASAATPELLAFTIRYTSGVICVPMTGDDLDRLQIPLMTAQNADKMRTAYTVSVDAAADVSTGISAADRANTIRKLADAASVPGDFTRPGHIFPLRYREGGVLRRRGHTEAAVDLARLAGLPPAGVLAEVVNDDGTMARLPELQVFAKEHGLALISVEQLAEYRRRTESTVTRVVETRLPNRYGEWRAVGFSGVVDDGEHVALVLGDLGAGDDVLVRVHSECLTGDVLHSARCDCGAQLDAAMERIAAEGRGAVVYLRGHEGRGIGLLAKLRAYALQDDGADTVDANVELGLPVDAREYSNAAHILRDLGVRSVRLLTNNPAKITALTGLGVDVRGREAMPPAVTEHNVRYLAAKRDRLGHQIGALA, via the coding sequence ATGAGTGGCAACGACGGCGACGGCATCTTCGACCCGATCGAGACGGCGGTGGCGGCGATCGCGGCCGGCCGGCCGGTGGTCGTGGTGGACGACGAGGACCGCGAGAACGAGGGCGACATCATCTTCGCCGCGTCCGCGGCGACCCCCGAACTCCTCGCGTTCACGATCCGGTACACCAGCGGCGTGATCTGCGTCCCGATGACCGGCGACGACCTGGACCGCCTCCAGATCCCCCTGATGACGGCCCAGAACGCCGACAAGATGCGCACCGCCTACACCGTCAGCGTGGACGCCGCCGCCGACGTCAGCACCGGCATCTCCGCCGCCGACCGCGCGAACACGATCCGCAAGCTGGCGGACGCGGCGTCCGTGCCGGGGGACTTCACCCGTCCGGGCCACATCTTCCCGCTGCGCTACCGCGAGGGCGGCGTGCTGCGGCGGCGCGGGCACACCGAGGCCGCCGTGGACCTCGCGCGGCTGGCCGGGCTGCCCCCGGCGGGCGTGCTCGCCGAGGTCGTCAACGACGACGGGACGATGGCGCGGCTCCCCGAACTCCAGGTGTTCGCCAAGGAGCACGGGCTCGCGCTGATCTCCGTCGAGCAGCTCGCCGAGTACCGCCGCCGCACCGAGTCCACCGTGACGCGCGTCGTCGAGACGCGGCTGCCGAACCGGTACGGGGAGTGGCGCGCGGTCGGGTTCTCCGGCGTCGTGGACGACGGGGAGCACGTCGCGCTCGTCCTCGGCGACCTCGGCGCGGGCGACGACGTGCTGGTGCGCGTCCACTCCGAATGCCTCACCGGGGACGTCCTGCACTCCGCGCGCTGCGACTGCGGCGCCCAGCTCGACGCCGCGATGGAGCGCATCGCGGCCGAGGGGCGCGGCGCCGTCGTGTACCTGCGCGGGCACGAGGGCCGGGGGATCGGTCTGCTCGCCAAGCTGCGCGCCTACGCCCTCCAGGACGACGGCGCCGACACCGTGGACGCCAACGTCGAACTCGGCCTGCCCGTGGACGCCCGCGAGTACTCCAACGCGGCGCACATCCTGCGGGACCTCGGCGTCCGGTCCGTCCGGCTGCTCACCAACAACCCCGCCAAGATCACCGCGCTCACCGGGCTCGGCGTCGACGTGCGCGGACGCGAGGCGATGCCGCCCGCCGTCACCGAGCACAACGTCCGCTACCTGGCCGCCAAGCGCGACCGGCTCGGCCACCAGATCGGAGCGCTCGCGTGA
- the pnuC gene encoding nicotinamide riboside transporter PnuC, translated as MNWLGAGFSLFGEHVLWTDLAGNILSLAVVWLAMRRTMWTWPVQFAGAALLLAASLHAHVPGNALKQVLFGVLAVYGWIMWTRGRRGGGDLAVRKATARERIVLLAALAAGTVAVAQIFAHLTWLHVTWSPWANAYIFVGSAAATFAQSRALVDFWIIWVLVDLVGVPLALKSGLYVSGLVYGIFFVMVLAGFRNWLREAKGRQAPQHSENRAVTT; from the coding sequence GTGAACTGGCTCGGCGCCGGGTTCTCCCTGTTCGGCGAGCACGTCCTGTGGACGGACCTCGCCGGCAACATCCTGTCGCTCGCGGTCGTCTGGCTCGCGATGCGCCGGACGATGTGGACGTGGCCCGTCCAGTTCGCGGGCGCCGCGCTGCTGCTGGCCGCGTCCCTGCACGCGCACGTCCCCGGGAACGCGCTCAAGCAGGTGCTGTTCGGCGTCCTCGCGGTCTACGGCTGGATCATGTGGACGCGCGGCCGGCGCGGCGGCGGCGACCTCGCCGTCCGCAAGGCCACCGCGCGCGAGCGGATCGTGCTGCTGGCCGCGCTCGCAGCCGGGACGGTCGCCGTCGCGCAGATCTTCGCCCACCTGACCTGGCTGCACGTCACCTGGTCGCCGTGGGCGAACGCCTACATCTTCGTCGGCAGCGCCGCCGCGACGTTCGCGCAGAGCCGCGCGCTCGTCGACTTCTGGATCATCTGGGTCCTGGTGGACCTGGTCGGCGTCCCGCTGGCCCTGAAGTCCGGGCTGTACGTGTCCGGGCTGGTCTACGGGATCTTCTTCGTCATGGTGCTCGCCGGGTTCCGCAACTGGCTCCGCGAGGCCAAGGGGCGTCAGGCCCCGCAACACTCCGAAAACAGGGCGGTGACCACATGA
- a CDS encoding riboflavin synthase — MFTGIVEELGEITAVEPLADSARLAIRGPLVTEDAVHGASIAVNGVCLTVVETRDGIFTADVMKETLDRSSLGALKAGSRVNLERPVRLNDRLGGHLVQGHVDGVGTLISREPGERWDVVTFSLPEDLARYVVDKGSITVDGISLTVVEATKDRFSVSLIPTTLDLTTLGHKVPGDPVNLEVDVVAKYVERMLGDRVAP; from the coding sequence ATGTTCACCGGCATCGTCGAGGAACTCGGCGAGATCACGGCGGTCGAGCCGCTCGCCGACTCGGCGCGGCTCGCGATCCGCGGCCCGCTCGTCACCGAGGACGCCGTGCACGGCGCGTCGATCGCCGTCAACGGCGTCTGTCTCACCGTCGTGGAGACGCGCGACGGGATCTTCACCGCCGACGTCATGAAGGAGACCCTGGACCGGTCCTCCCTCGGCGCGCTGAAAGCGGGCTCCCGCGTCAACCTGGAACGTCCCGTCCGGCTGAACGACCGGCTCGGCGGCCACCTCGTCCAGGGCCATGTGGACGGCGTCGGCACCCTGATCTCCCGCGAGCCCGGCGAGCGCTGGGACGTCGTCACGTTCTCCCTCCCCGAGGACCTGGCCCGCTACGTCGTGGACAAGGGCTCCATCACGGTCGACGGCATCAGCCTCACCGTCGTGGAGGCGACGAAAGACCGGTTCAGCGTGTCGCTCATCCCGACCACGCTCGACCTCACCACGCTCGGCCACAAGGTCCCCGGCGACCCGGTGAACCTGGAAGTGGACGTCGTCGCCAAGTACGTCGAGCGGATGCTCGGCGACCGGGTCGCGCCGTGA
- the rpe gene encoding ribulose-phosphate 3-epimerase — MAPQISPSILSADFAHLADDVNRVADAADWVHVDVMDNHFVPNLTIGLPVVEALLRTSPIPLDCHLMIEDPDRWAPRFAEVGAGSVTIHAEAAKAPIRTLRAIRSAGARASLGINPATAIEPYADLFGEIDMLLLMTVEPGFGGQKFLDVVLPKVRRARALIKDRDLPVWLQVDGGVSAETIERCAEAGADVFVAGSAVYGADDPAEAARRLRAQAEKATEAAGWA, encoded by the coding sequence ATGGCTCCGCAGATCTCACCCAGCATCCTGTCCGCCGACTTCGCCCATCTGGCCGACGACGTCAACCGCGTCGCCGATGCCGCCGACTGGGTCCACGTCGACGTCATGGACAACCACTTCGTCCCCAACCTCACGATCGGGCTCCCGGTCGTGGAGGCGCTGCTCCGGACGAGCCCGATCCCCCTCGACTGCCACCTCATGATCGAGGACCCGGACCGGTGGGCGCCGCGGTTCGCCGAGGTCGGGGCGGGCAGCGTCACGATCCACGCGGAGGCCGCCAAGGCGCCCATCCGGACGCTGCGGGCCATCCGCTCGGCCGGTGCCCGCGCGTCCCTCGGGATCAACCCCGCGACGGCCATCGAGCCGTACGCGGACCTGTTCGGCGAGATCGACATGCTGCTGCTGATGACCGTGGAGCCCGGCTTCGGCGGCCAGAAGTTCCTGGACGTCGTGCTGCCCAAGGTCCGCCGCGCCCGCGCCCTCATCAAGGACCGCGACCTGCCCGTCTGGCTCCAGGTGGACGGCGGCGTCAGCGCCGAGACCATCGAGCGCTGCGCCGAGGCGGGCGCGGACGTCTTCGTCGCGGGCAGCGCCGTCTACGGCGCCGACGACCCCGCCGAGGCCGCGCGCCGCCTGCGCGCCCAGGCCGAGAAGGCGACCGAGGCCGCCGGCTGGGCCTGA
- a CDS encoding helix-turn-helix domain-containing protein, with product MSKDNEHKQPTLYTPSEVAQFFRVDPKTVTRWARTGTLNPITLPSGHRRYHATEIHELLKIGNAKEPAVPREEAEFVPGLRALAVLQSVVRDYFDGDPSAVMRALAGA from the coding sequence ATGAGCAAAGACAACGAGCACAAGCAGCCGACCCTCTACACGCCGTCGGAGGTGGCGCAGTTCTTCCGCGTCGATCCGAAGACCGTCACGCGGTGGGCCAGGACCGGGACCCTCAATCCGATCACCCTGCCGTCGGGTCACCGGCGGTATCACGCGACCGAGATTCACGAGTTGTTGAAGATCGGGAACGCCAAGGAGCCCGCCGTTCCGCGTGAGGAGGCCGAGTTCGTGCCCGGCCTGCGGGCGCTGGCGGTGCTCCAGAGCGTCGTCCGGGACTACTTCGACGGCGACCCGTCCGCCGTCATGCGGGCGCTCGCCGGCGCCTGA
- a CDS encoding helix-turn-helix domain-containing protein codes for MSGDDEFTRDPLVRAAGEVIRAHREAAGLSRIELAQTLGCTPQWIEALEAGRKPLSEPTADDLDTFFKTPGRLFWTLWTEIKKEGKHRAQLPGFEGFVEQEASAVSIDCFAPQAIPGLLQTEAYARAVMDTNKPADQREVLVKERMDRQGILGRPMPPRAWFVIEEAVLHRPVGGSQVMREQLKRLLDLASAIQNIQVRILPLASVTWASLDGSFIILGFADSSQTAYFESPDRGSLINIPPRVTAAAVRFSLVMGEALPASASRKLIHKALEDYS; via the coding sequence ATGTCCGGCGACGACGAATTCACACGCGACCCTCTCGTCCGGGCGGCTGGCGAAGTCATCCGCGCCCATCGCGAGGCGGCAGGGCTTTCCAGAATCGAACTCGCCCAGACTCTCGGCTGCACGCCCCAGTGGATCGAGGCGCTGGAGGCGGGCCGCAAGCCGCTGAGCGAACCCACCGCCGATGACCTCGACACCTTCTTCAAGACTCCGGGCCGACTTTTCTGGACGCTCTGGACGGAGATCAAGAAGGAAGGCAAGCACCGCGCCCAACTCCCAGGCTTTGAGGGCTTCGTGGAGCAGGAAGCGAGCGCGGTGTCGATCGACTGCTTCGCGCCACAGGCCATACCCGGCCTTCTCCAAACGGAGGCGTATGCCCGGGCCGTGATGGATACCAACAAGCCAGCTGACCAGCGAGAAGTACTGGTCAAGGAGCGCATGGACCGGCAAGGGATACTCGGCCGCCCTATGCCACCTCGCGCATGGTTCGTGATCGAGGAAGCCGTTCTTCACCGACCCGTCGGAGGCTCCCAAGTGATGCGCGAGCAGCTGAAGCGATTGCTCGATCTCGCGAGCGCCATCCAGAACATCCAGGTAAGGATCTTGCCTCTCGCCTCGGTCACCTGGGCGAGTCTCGATGGCTCGTTCATCATTCTTGGCTTCGCCGACAGCTCCCAGACCGCTTACTTTGAGTCGCCAGACCGCGGCAGTCTGATCAACATCCCACCCAGGGTGACGGCCGCCGCAGTACGCTTCAGCCTTGTGATGGGCGAGGCGCTGCCTGCCAGCGCCTCCCGCAAGCTGATCCACAAGGCGCTGGAGGACTACTCATGA
- a CDS encoding DUF397 domain-containing protein — protein MNNPDLSAAAWRKSTRSTGQGGECVELAQAARVVGVRDSKAPEAGHLALPIESATAFLDRVKTGALDAGW, from the coding sequence ATGAACAACCCCGACCTGTCGGCTGCGGCCTGGCGCAAGAGCACCCGCAGCACGGGCCAGGGCGGAGAGTGCGTGGAGCTGGCGCAGGCTGCCCGCGTGGTGGGCGTCCGTGACAGCAAGGCTCCTGAAGCCGGTCACCTGGCCCTCCCGATCGAGTCGGCGACGGCGTTCTTGGACCGCGTCAAGACCGGTGCCCTCGACGCCGGCTGGTAA
- a CDS encoding DUF397 domain-containing protein yields the protein MDNLSAAVWRKSKRSTGQGGNCVELTSAVVWRKSARSSAQGGDCVELASTVAWRKSTRSTGQGGDCVELAQAAHVMGIRDSKAPEAGHLDLPIESATAFLDHIKSGALDADW from the coding sequence ATGGACAACCTGTCGGCCGCAGTCTGGCGCAAGAGCAAGCGCAGCACGGGTCAGGGAGGGAACTGCGTCGAGCTGACCTCAGCTGTCGTCTGGCGCAAGAGCGCCCGCAGCTCAGCGCAGGGCGGCGACTGCGTAGAACTGGCGTCAACCGTCGCGTGGCGCAAGAGCACCCGCAGCACGGGCCAGGGCGGCGACTGCGTGGAGCTGGCGCAGGCAGCCCACGTGATGGGCATCCGCGACAGCAAGGCCCCCGAAGCCGGCCACCTGGACCTGCCGATCGAGTCGGCGACGGCGTTCCTGGACCACATCAAGTCCGGCGCCCTCGACGCCGACTGGTAA